Below is a genomic region from Sphingopyxis terrae subsp. terrae NBRC 15098.
CTCCTTGTCCTTCAGCCGCTTCGCGATCTTCGCGGTCGTCGTCGTCTTGCCCGACCCCTGAAGGCCGACCATCATGACAACGGCGGGCGGCGTGACGGCAAGGTCAAGTTCAGCAGCTTCGGAGCCGAGCATTTCGGTCAGCGCGTCGCTGACGATCTTGACGACCTGCTGCCCCGGCGTGACCGAGCGCAGGACATTCTGACCGACCGCAAGTTCGGTGACCTGGTCGACGAAGCTGCGCACCACGGGCAGCGCGACGTCGGCTTCGAGCAGTGCGATGCGCACTTCGCGCATCGCCGCGCGCACGTCGGCCTCGGTCAGCGCACCGCGGCCGCGGAGCTTCCCGAATACATCGCCTAGCCGATTGCTCAGACTGTCGAACATGCGCTTCCAAATCCTTCTCTCGATCCGCAACGCAAAAGACGCCGGTGAGCGAAACCTCGCCAACCAGCGGCTATCCGTGGACAGAAATTCCGTCGCGGATGTCGATATGCCCACCCGAATCCAATAGGCGGACAGCGGCTCCTTAGGCGAGATCGCCCGCAAAGGCAAGTCGGACCGCCCGCTGGCTTCGCGATCACCACCAAGCCCCACTTAACGCAAATTTCACCGCTTTGCCGGCATATGCGAGGGAATGGTGGGGACTATAGCATGAATTCGACGATGAAGCCGCGAAACCGTAGCGAGGACGCCCGACGCGACATGATCGCAGGGGGAATCGTCGTCGCCGCGATCGTGATGTTCGTCGGCACCGGCGGCAATGTGATGCAGGCGGTGGTGCAGACGCTGATCGGCATCGGCGGCGGGCCGGACAAGGTCTTGTCGGCGGCGCTGATCCTGAATGTCGCGCTGATCCTGTTCGGCTGGCGCCGCTACGAAGACCTCAACCGCGAGATTCGCGAGCGCACCGAGGCCGAACAGCGCGCGCGCTATCTGGCCGACACCGATCCGCTGACCGGATTTCTGAACCGCCGCGCGCTGATCGTTGCGGGGCAGCAGCTCATCGCCAGCGCCGCGGCCGAAAAGCGCAATGTCGCCCTGTTCCTGCTCGACCTCGACCATTTCAAGACGGTCAACGATATTCACGGCCATGCCGCGGGCGACCGTGTGCTGCAGGTCGCGGCCGAGCGGATCACCGCCATCCTGCCGCCCAATGCGACCAAAGCGCGGCTCGGCGGCGACGAATTCGTCGCGATGATTCCGTTCGAGCCCGCCGCGCGCGCCAACATCGACGCGCTCGCCGCGGCACTGGTTTCGTCGCTCGAGGATTCGGTCGCCCATGATGCGCAGCATATCCGCATCGGCGCCTCGCTCGGCATCGCACTTGCCAATGATGCCAGCATGACGATGGAGACGATGATCCGCCAGGCGGACATCGCCATGTATCACTGCAAGGACGAGGGCCGGAACCGCTATTGCTGGTTCGAGCAGGGCATGGAAATGGCGGTCCAGGTCCGCAACCAGATCGAAAACGGCATCCGCGAAGGCATGCCGCGCGGCGAGTTCATTCCCTTTTTCGAGCCGCAGGTCGACATCGCGACCGGCCGCCTTGTCGGCTTCGAAATGCTGATGCGCTGGGATTCGCCCGAATATGGCATGATCCCGCCCGAACGCTTCATTCCAATCGCCGAGGAAAGCGGGCTGATCGGCGAATTGTCCCTGCTGGTCATTCGCCGCGCGATGGAAATCGCCAAAGGCTGGGATCCGTCGATCATTCTCGCGGTCAATATTTCTCCGCAACAGCTCAAGGATCCCTGGTTCAGCCAGAAGCTCACCAAGCTGCTGGTCGAAACGGGCTACCCCGCCAGCCAGCTTGAGGTCGAGATCACCGAAAGCTCGCTGTTCGAGAATCTGCCGCTGGTCCGCTCGATCGTCACCAGCCTCAAGAATCAGGGCGTTTCGCTCAGCCTCGACGATTTCGGCACCGGCTATAGTTCCTTGTCGCACCTGCGCGCGCTGCCCTTCGACCGCATCAAGATCGACCGCAGCTTCGTCGCCGCGATGCGGGGCAGCCCCGATGCGCAGGCGATTGTGGTGGCAATTGTCCGCCTCGGCGAAAGCCTGGCCATGCCGATCACTGCCGAGGGCGTCGAAGACGAAGCAACCGCCACCGAACTGACGCGGCTCGGCTGCGCGAAGGGTCAGGGCTGGTTCTACGGCCGCGCCGCATCGGCCGACGACACGGCGCGCATGCTTGCCGACCGCGGCCTTCTCCGCTCGCCCGCGCTGCCACAAACGCCGACCCCCGACGTCGACGAGGAAGTGCTGCGCAAGACGGCCTGACGCCGCCACATCGCTAGACTTCGCCCGTCGGCGCCCTTACATGCGCGGACTATGGCGGACCGCTTCACCAAGATGCACGGCCTCGGCAACGACTTTGTCGTGATCGATGCGCGCGCGAACAGCGTCGAGATGACGCCGGCGCGGGCGCATGCGATTGCCGATCGCCGCCACGGCATCGGCTGCGACCAGCTGATCCTGCTCGAACCGTCGTCGAAGGCCGACGTCAAAATGCGGATATTCAACGCCGACGGCAGCGAGGTCGAGGCGTGCGGCAACGCGACGCGCTGCGTCGCCACGCTGATCGGCAAGCCCGCGGTCATCGAAACGCTGGGCGGGATGCTGCGCGTGACCCCCGCCGACGGCGGCGCCGAAGTCGTGCTGGGTGAACCCGTCTTCGATTGGGAGCATATTCCGCTCGCCATGCCGATGGACACCCGCGACATGCCCGTCGCGTGGGACGAACTGGAACATGGTGCGGCGGTCAATGTCGGCAATCCGCACATCATCTTCTTCGTCCCCGAAGCCGATGCAGTCGCACTGGGCGACCTCGGCCCGCGGATCGAGACCGACCCCCTGTTTCCCGAGCGGGTCAACGTCAATGTCGCGAGCCTCGACGGCGAAAATCAGCTCCAGCTTCGCGTCTGGGAACGCGGCGTCGGGCTGACGCAGGCGTGCGGCACGGGCGCGTGCGCGACCGCGGTCGCCGCAATCCGCGCCGGCATCGTCAAATCGCCCGTCACCGTGTCGCTTCCCGGCGGCGATCTGGTGATCCGTTGGTCGCCCGGCGAGCCGATCGTGATGAGCGGCGCGGCGACCCGCGTGTTCGAGGGCGAGACCGACTGGGCGCAATTCGGATGAGCGTTGCCGAAGCCGGCCGGGTCGAGGTCGTCAATTTCGGGTGCCGGCTGAATCTGGCCGAAGGCGAAGCGATCCGCGCCGCCGCAACGCGCGCCGCAGCGCCCGACACGATCGTGTTCAACAGCTGCGCGGTGACCGACGAAGCGGTGCGCCAAGCTCGCCAGGCCGTGCGCCGCGCGCTGCGCGAGCGCCCTGACACCGCGGTGGTCGTTACCGGCTGCGCCGCCGAACTGGAGGCCGAGCGCTTTGCCGATATGGGTGCGCGGGTGGTCGCCAACGATGCGAAGGGGCTAACGGCAAGCTACCAAGTCGAAAATATTGCTTCGTCAAGCTCGGCACGAGCGGAGATGGATGACGCAGCTCCTCCTCCACCCTTCGCCCTGAGCCTGCCGAAGGGCCGTTCTTCCCTCCCCTACCTGCCTGCTCTTTCCGGCGCTGACCACGCCCGCGCTTTCCTGGGCGTCCAGACGGGCTGTTCGCATAGCTGCACTTTCTGCGCGACGGTGCTGGCACGGGGAACCGCCCGCTCGGCCACGGTCGGTTCGATCCTGACGGCGGCCCGAACGGCGATAGACCGGGGCCAGCGCGAGATCGTGCTGACCGGGGTCGATCTTGCCAGCTATGGCGACGACAGCGGCACC
It encodes:
- the dapF gene encoding diaminopimelate epimerase, with the translated sequence MADRFTKMHGLGNDFVVIDARANSVEMTPARAHAIADRRHGIGCDQLILLEPSSKADVKMRIFNADGSEVEACGNATRCVATLIGKPAVIETLGGMLRVTPADGGAEVVLGEPVFDWEHIPLAMPMDTRDMPVAWDELEHGAAVNVGNPHIIFFVPEADAVALGDLGPRIETDPLFPERVNVNVASLDGENQLQLRVWERGVGLTQACGTGACATAVAAIRAGIVKSPVTVSLPGGDLVIRWSPGEPIVMSGAATRVFEGETDWAQFG
- a CDS encoding putative bifunctional diguanylate cyclase/phosphodiesterase, which produces MNSTMKPRNRSEDARRDMIAGGIVVAAIVMFVGTGGNVMQAVVQTLIGIGGGPDKVLSAALILNVALILFGWRRYEDLNREIRERTEAEQRARYLADTDPLTGFLNRRALIVAGQQLIASAAAEKRNVALFLLDLDHFKTVNDIHGHAAGDRVLQVAAERITAILPPNATKARLGGDEFVAMIPFEPAARANIDALAAALVSSLEDSVAHDAQHIRIGASLGIALANDASMTMETMIRQADIAMYHCKDEGRNRYCWFEQGMEMAVQVRNQIENGIREGMPRGEFIPFFEPQVDIATGRLVGFEMLMRWDSPEYGMIPPERFIPIAEESGLIGELSLLVIRRAMEIAKGWDPSIILAVNISPQQLKDPWFSQKLTKLLVETGYPASQLEVEITESSLFENLPLVRSIVTSLKNQGVSLSLDDFGTGYSSLSHLRALPFDRIKIDRSFVAAMRGSPDAQAIVVAIVRLGESLAMPITAEGVEDEATATELTRLGCAKGQGWFYGRAASADDTARMLADRGLLRSPALPQTPTPDVDEEVLRKTA